From the Hoplias malabaricus isolate fHopMal1 chromosome 6, fHopMal1.hap1, whole genome shotgun sequence genome, the window ATATCTTCCCTAGCTTCACATCTCAAGGACTTTGTATTTTGATCTAACCGTCACTCCAAGACAACCGCCACACGCCCCCGCCCCCACCCTATGTGCTCTGTGACTTGGAGGGGGGAGCGGATCAATACTAAATATTGATATTACTGATGCAGACCTTTGTCCTGAGAATCGATTCTCACATGACACTCttgatatttaatgttttatttaagcaGTAAACAGTATATTACCCAAGTCAGTCTTATTTAACTGAAGGTTAATATGTTAAAAGAGAAGATTCTAGTTAATTAATAAGTAGGGTAGGAACTACTTTTCTTTCCGCCCTCTTGGTCAGAGAGTGAGACCAATAAGACGAGGCTCGATCTCCAACGTCTCTATACTCCCTCCGTAGTCCACCAGCTACAGCAAGGAGTAACGAATTCTATTAGCAAATAGTAAATTGCATGTATACTAAAGAGACACTTATTCAACCATAGACTAAAGTACTCACTGCATAACATTTAGGGCCCTGCTCGGCTGTGAGGACCTGTGATGTTCACTCTGTAGGGATCATGGTGCCATTTGAAGTTCAGCCGTAGAGAACGCTCTCTAAACAGAAACTAATTGGCTGATACCGTTTCCTACGCTGTCGGTTCACATGGGCACTTTATTTCACGCTACAAGAAAGCCATCCAAGTGTAATGTCTATATTTGAAACTGTTTTCTGTAAAGAGTGACagggaagtttttttttttacatacacgTGGACGTTCCTACACCGGTATCCACATTCGCACACAGTTATCCGATCGAAAGGGAAATGACTGCTTTCGCTGTTTTGTAATAGTGGGGAAAACGTTTTAAAAGAGACAAGGAAAATCACCAGTATAATTTTAGAGCTAGCCAATAATGCTAATCTAAGCTTCAAAATTGTATCCTTAATACTAGCTGCAGGCAAAGTCAATCAAAGAGGGAAATATCTCTGCATCCATCTTCAAGACATCCTTATAAACCTTCCAATGAGCTGCTCTAAAGGCTAGGTACCCAGACTCAACTGTTCTGTCTCATGTAACGAAAGCTACATATGGATAGAACTGCTAACTCCCAGTGACACGAGCACACTTCAACAGCATATTTATTCTCTCCACTTCATCTaaaaaacacaccaacaaacaccGCTAACGGACACACGCCTGTTCTACAGCTAAACTTCAGCGGCTTCTCTCACCAGCTTTGTCCTTTTTTCCGTCCCCGGCTGATGGACTTGATCTCGGACAGAGCACAATCTTTAGAGTGAAACAACAGTACCAGCGCTCAATAAGCTATAAAGGACACTTCATGTGCCACTCTTCAGAATTAAAGTCTCAGGCAAGCTACGAGAGCTGTACAGTCAACCGCCAGAGAGAAAGTCACAGGCATTAATAAATtctcatatgtaaatattttacatttcagatTAATGATTTAACCAAATTTATGCAATGATGGCGGTGTAAAAtcttataattaatattaatacaaataatataacAAACATACAGAATAAACTCACTCCTAACTCTCAATATGTGACatcaatgtttatattttttttcctatactactactactactactactactactactactactactactaataataataataataataataataatgtattatttttattattgttttctgtGGGCTCGCGGTATCCCGGGTTGCGCAGTGACGTAGCGCGCGCTGATTGGTGGACTCCGCGCGGCGAAAGCAGCGTCGCTGTTTGGCGCCATTTGCGGGGAAAGGAACCGAGACAGGTTcaacttttatttgttttgttttattgttttgtctAAATATTCCATATGTTGTTCATTAGTGTCGTTTTATGTGAGCTCTGCTGCGCTAATATTCACGAGTGTGTCGCTCCGTTTTTCTTTAAGTCTGAGTCATACATGTCATTGATATTGAAGAACAGTAAACGGTAGCAGGCTGCGCTAAACAGGGTAGCCAGCTCGCTTTGTATTTAGATATTTATCTATAATTAGCCACACAGTTAGTCTTTAGTACTTTTATGGGTTCCATCTTAGTTTAATGGCTGAACGTCAAGTTAGACCCAACAATGTGTTATCGGGGATTTGAAAGAAAGATAAACACAGGTGAGTATCTTCATCACTACACGAGATGACATAACATTATAATGTTACTAATACAGCTGGTTTATGTTTGATAGGACACTATCTAACAATTAGGCCTTATTTTGAAACTAGAATTATGGTTACTGTCTCATGGCTTAAAAACTCATCCTACACCTTTTCAGTTAGCATGGTTTATTGTTTCTGTAATGATTTCTTTCATAGATTTGTAAATTGGAGAACAGCAACTATGGCTGGTGTTGTTGCTATGGCAGCTGTTATGGAAGATTTTGAGGCTACTCAGGTTTGTCATTATGTTCCTTCCTAGTTTTCAGACTTTGCCTTTATGGCTTGAAAATGTCAttgttaattttttgttttgttttggtgtaTTCAGGCCTGCAAGAAGTTGAGAAAAGATGAAGATTCACCATCTGCAAGGACTATCACTAATTACTTCTTGCCCTTGCCCAAAACTGTGGAAAAGATTTCTTCTCCACCTCAATCAAAAAACATAGCAGATTACTTCAGGAAGACATCACCAGCCCAGGAAAAGAGCAGTCGCCTTCAATCCACAGCACCAGTCAGTTATCAGGATGTCTCTCCTAAGCTGGGTAAAACACAAAGGCAAAAACGTACTAGGAAATTTAAAGAGCAAAACAAGCGATCAGAGGAGGATTTGGAGGTACAGGTGTTAGAAAGTCCAAATGACTGTGTAGTAATAGAAGATGGTAACTTTTCTTTGCTTGGAACTGATACTGCTGCCCTTTTGTCTCAGTTTAGTAGTGACAAGTGCTTGGACGAAGAGCCGCTTAAAAGAAAGAATGCCACGGAGGCATGTACACAAGATAAAAAAGCAAAGGATATGCTGCGATATTGTAAAAGCAAGAATGTAGCTAAGCAAACCGGGGATGATGGTTTAATTAGAGATCTTGCTTCACCTGGAGaagagaaatgtacaaatatgaaGTCTGTCACGCTTAAAAGCAGGAAAGCAAGAGTAAGCCAGAATGATGTGTGTGTAGAACAGGATCAGTCACTGATGAATGCTAGTCTGGAAGTCAATGTAGATGAAACATCTATGCTTAATAGCAGTATGGTTACTGTGTCCTTTGAAGACTTTTTACAGAGTCAGAGTACAGAGGACAAAGAGGATGCTGCAAATACGGAACCAAACAGCAGTGGCACTGAAACTCTAAGCGATGATAAGGCTTCTTATGATGTGAGTAATATGGAGGTTGTAGCTTCACAGGTGTCACCAAGAACTCTCACAGTTCAAGCTGAAGTGCATCCTGTCTCCCCCAATCAGGAGTCAACCAAGAGCCCTGAAGTAAGAGTGGCATCGATTTTCAGCAGGAATAAGAAAGAGAGCCAAGTAAAAGATAGCAAGAACTCGCCTTCTATAAACACTCTGGTGACAGCAAACTTTCTCCCTGATCTTAAAAGAAAATCTAATGTTGTACTTCCTGAAGATGATTTGGAGCTCGCAGTAGTTGAATCCAGCTCTGCTCCAAGGTCCACACCAGATGAAAGGAAGCAGTTCATGAGTGCCTTTAAGCAGCCTAGTTTGGAAGGGTCTAAATGTAAAACTAGCAAAGGTCCGGGAAAACTTAAACAGGTTCTGGAAAAAGCTCCTGAGACAGCAGCGAAGGAGCCTGCAGAGAAAGCTGTTGAGAACCCCTCAGAGCTAAAAGTGGATACAGAGCTAAAAGTGGATACAGAGCAAAAAATTGCAAGCAGTGTTGGTAATAAGCAATGCCGAAAATCTGGGGAAAAAAGACTGGCAGACACACTAGAAGATTTACCAGCATCTATTTCAAAACCAGAGGAACTTCGCACATCAGTGGATTTTGACACTGAGAATGGTTCTCTTGATAACAGCAAAACACAACCTGCCAGGGAACTTAGGAGATCTACAAGGGAGAGTACACGCCGGCAGACAGCTCCTATGACTGAGCTGAATAAGTCACCTTGCAAAACAAGAAGCCAAGAAAAGGCAGAAAAAGCTACAGTATCCCAGGAAGACCCTTCTCTAGCTTCTACCCCAAAATCTCATAGGCCCAAAAGGAGTATTTACAGGGCTGAGATGCTCTCTTTATCTACCAAAAAAGGAAGCCCAATCAAGTGAGTTCATGTTGGTGTCTTTGTTAGCAGTTTTGTAATTTAGATTGATAAATTAGCTGCATATTCTTAACTAATTATTGGTTAATGTGTTTTTGTCAATCAGAATGAAATTCACCAGAGTGTTTCCATCTTCTGCTACAAAAGTTGGAGACAGAAAGTCAAGTCCTGTTTTAGTACAGgtaagttattatttattaccaGAAGTGTCATATATTCTGTTTTACATAcgttataattaatataatcatatttgaaaatattttaaaggaatCAAACTCACTGAAGAAAAGCCAACATGCAAAAAAGTTAGTCCAGAAAGCCAAGGCACTTAAGCAAAGCAAACAGTCCACTGCAACGGATAAGCCTTCTGTGCGCCGTTCTGCAAGGAAGAAAGAATGTGTCCGAGTAAATTACTGTGAAGACGAGGTAGGGTCTTTGTggggttatttatttttaactggtGCAATATGTAATGTATCAGCCTAATTCAAACAACTGTATAAAATTCTTCTTCAAATTTGAGACCTTTTTTACCCCATTATTTATCTGTTTTCAGGACTCTGTAGTCTTTGTGGGAGATGTTGCAAGCAGTCCTGCTCTTATATCTGAGGAAATTGGTGAAACTCAGAAGAAATTTCGCAGTTTGAATGATGTTTTAGGCAAAAACATATCCCAGAATAAAGCTTCTAAAAATGCTACCGGTAAAATGCttataaaaatgtgtatattttttcattaattagTAGCAATGTTATTTGATATTgacatttttctcttttgctctttCTAGGTTCCAAATTGGCACCCATGTTTttagaaagaaaaatacagaaacctTTAGCAGTCATCTCCATTTTTGATGATAGCAGGTATGAACTTAGAAATACCTAAAATGagaagaaatattttattaaatttgttCAGTAGAGAataataaatctttttttttctgtagccATGATGGTTCAGAAAACTCTCAAGATGACGAACAGTTTAAAGCAAAAAGGGAGTTCCTAAAGAGTGGCCTTCCAGAGTCTTTTAAAAAGAAGATTGCCAAGACGGCAGCAAACAGGGAGGCCTACACTCAGTCATGTGCTTCATTCCAGCCTGTTGTGCATGTTCAGCAGAGACCTACCGGTGAGCCAACATTTCGGTATCCAAAAATCCAGAGTCATTGCTGCTTTCCTATAGTAATTTCTGTTATGTTGTTGCCTTGGACAGATTGCTCTATGTGGACTCTCCCATGGCCTGAATGTTCTTTCCTAAGTTGCCTGAAGGAGTTTTACCAGTTACCTCAGATGCCACAGGTTGCCTACACAGACACTGCTGGCAGCACCACTGTACCTGCTCACCCGACCTGCAGAGAACAGGCAGGTTATTGGTAGTGTTAAGATTGCAGTTAATTGTTTTTGAATGCATTGTAACTTGCATTCAATTGTGAGTATTGAGCTATTAATACGATTTAATGCCTTtcttaaataatgtttttcttttcaggTTTCTGGTTGGCAAGAAGATTTTACAGAGTCAATTAGACAAAAACTGTTGGAAGAAATTATCACAGCCAATCCTACTTTCCCTGTCCAAAGATATTTCACTCGGTtcttgaaaaaacacaaagactgTTTGTTACAGTCTATTGCTGCAGGTTAAAACAGTTTTGTAATGTCTtttcataaacattttttttaagattcAGTCCAGTTTCTCACCTAAGGTACACTATTTATACAgtcttctgtttctttttttattttctcagaaCCTGACAAAATTAAAACACCATGCTCTGCTGGCTTGTCTGAGTATGTTGGAGGAAAACGTAAACGTGTAGATGATGGGGACAGATCAGGCAAGCTGGCCAAGAAACAGAAGTCGAGGCACAAGGAGGAAGATTCCATAGTGATAGTAGAGAGTCTGAGCTCACAAAGTGGAGCAGcacaggagaacacagactCAATGGCTTCTGGCAGAGGCAGTAGGAGGCGATCACTGAGAAACAAACAGACTAAAGAGGAAATTTGTCTCACAGTACAGAGTACACCTAATAGCATGCAGAGTGAGCCTGTGATTATAGAGGATTCTCCATCCTCAGAGTCCACATGTGCTGCAGGTGAGGAGGGAGATGGGTTGTAGTggggttttattgttttttgtttgtttgttttttatttttcctttttggtGTCACATGCTAAGTTACTGTTCCTCTTTTAGGAACACTTTATAACAGTATGTGTCTTATTTCCACAGATGGTGTGAAGGAGGATGTGCTATGGACTGAGAAGTACCAACCACAGCAGTCAAATGATGTCATTGGAAACACAGCTTCTGTTAGGAAGTTGCACAGGTCTGTACTGTATAAGAGCATTGAgcctaatgaatgaatgtttttctttgatacATTTTCCAAGAAATGATACTGTGAAATAGGAAGGCACCTCACTGAATGTTCCATAATTTTCACCATTTAGCTGGTTAAAAGAGTGGAAACTTAGAGCTGACcgggaagagagaaggaaacAGCAAGAGAAAAAGCAAGAGGATGATAGTAATGGTAAATGAAAATTATCAGTTATATATGATACTCTTACTGAATGTATCTTTACCAGGCCTGTATGTTTCTAAACATGGTGTTTTACTATAGAATCCTGGATGGGTGACAGTAGTGAGGGGCTGGATGATGTAGAGGACCTACTCTGTAATACATTGCTGATTACGGGACCGACTGGAATAGGCAAGACTGCTGCTGTGTATGCTTGTGCCCAAGAGCTTGGCTTTAAGGTCTCTGTTTTTGCCCCTTGTTGAAACACATTTGTGATTTGTGacaataattataaattaaatgggatatatatgaacaaaatactttaattaaatgtttgcaACATAATTTCCTTCCATAGGTGTTTGAAGTGAACTGCTCTTCTCAGCGAAGTGGTCGTCAGATATTGTCTCAGCTGAAAGAGGCCACCCAGTCTCACCAAGTGGACATCCAGGGTGTCAATGCCCATAAACCGACCTATTTCAATAGTTACAGTGGAAGCAGTAGTACTGGTAAATCTGGCCCGTCACCAAGTGAGTGCTCAGTAAAGTCACTACTGTCCTCGTCTTGTATAGTAGCTATAGTGCTTCGTTCTTTCTAGCCACCAAATTTGAGAAGTCTGAGAAATTGTCACAGTTTAAATGATTTTGTATTGGTTCTTTGATCACAGAAAAGGTGAACTCTCCTAGAAGAGTTATATCATCTCCAAGAAAACCCCCTCAGTCCCCTAGAGGAGCTAAGAGGAAAGGTGGTTTGGCACCGACTTCATTAGCCAGTTTCTTTAAAGTGGGTGGCAAGCCAACAGGCAAAGATACTGGAAATCAAGACATAAAGGCTCAAACAGGTAATGTTTTTAACATAAATATCATATatgatattaaaaatgtacatacaaCTTGTTCAAAAATAATACATGCCtaattagggctggacaatatttcaatatcaatatatatcgcaatataaaatttTTCAATAGccattatatacattttatacactatttcaatatatattatttatagcaGTGGTTCCTAAAGTGTGGGGCGTGGAGGTATTGCATGGGGGTCGGCAAGGCAAATGAGCTACGCATGATTGAGCACTGCTACCAAATGTTAACATGCTTAGCAATGACTGTTAAGCACAATCACTTTATTTGTGAAAGGGGGTATCAAATATTCTCATCCAGAAAAGTGGGGCACAgcagaaaaagtttgagaaacCGCTAATTTatagcatctgtcactgactgttGGTCATTATAGGgtgctgccatcagttcattgcactcaattttaaagttagtttaaatatattaaaattgacaaagccaagatttttgtttgatggtgatatcATGTTGCTTTCAGCTCTTGGCATTTTTCTGtggcttattttatttttcatttcaataTTGAATTAAATTGTATTAGTGGAAGTTAAGAAAAGTATTGCTATAAAATTTGGCCAAATCGACCAGCTCAATGCATAATTCATACTTAATTTGGCCAGATTATCACATAAATGCATTCCGCATTGGTTTAAACTTtaattcataattttttttctgctttttaaaaaagtctGCTCCAAGAAATCCCAAAGTGATCATGATGCAAAACCTACAATTGAAGATCAGGGCAAGAGAACAGCCACATCTCTTATCTTATTTGAAGAGGTTGACGTGATATTTGATGATGATTCTGGATTCTTGGCTGCAGTTAAAACTTTCATGTCCACAACCAAGAGACCCGTCATTCTGACAACCAGTGGTGAGTTCCAGAACAATGCCTGGATGGTATTCCAGaagatatataataattatagtaACTCAGTAACCTTTAAATTGTGATCTTTTCAGATCCTACGTTCAGTGCAATGTTTGATGGGAATTTTGATGAAATCCATTTCAAAGCTCCTTCTGTTGTAAGCCATTTGATTTTTGTATTAATCTGTAAATCAGTGTTGTCCTTTAGTATGTGGGTCTCGTCTGTGGTTAACGGCTTTCTGTGCCCTCAGGTGAATGTAGCGTGTTACCTGCAGTTGATGTGTCTAGCAGAAAATGTGTGGACAGATGCTAAAGATCTGGCAGCCTTGGTGCATTGGTGCAAATGTGATATTCGCCAGAGCCTCCTGAATCTGCAATTCTGGGTCCGTGGTGGGAGAAGACATCAGACACTGCACAACACCGTAGCAggtaagaacattttaaaaaatatgagaTAAAATACATGAGAaattaaaagattttttttatggaTGCAAGGAAAAGCCATTTATCTGCAGTCTAATTTCTTATGAAGCTCTTTTTGAGACCAGATTCAAaagctatacaaataaaattacattgaaaatgaaatgtaattgtCCTCATCAGGAACTCCTGAGTGTGAAATGAGGAGCAAGGATATGAAAGTGGAAAATGCTTCTATTGATGGACCACAATATCCTAAACCAGCCTGTCTAATTGGGTGCACAGAGTCTTTGTTGGGTCTCCTGAATATCCAGCAAGAAAAGAGAGTCGAGGACTTGCTTACGGTTAATAgacttctttattttatttattattgtttaaaatctttaatggTTTCAACTGTGGTTGGACACgtttttattgtattgtgttgttttttttttcccttcagtgTGAACTTACATCACAGGAGAGAGTGAAATGCTGGAACCTCCTCTCAGAGACTGAAAGAAGAGGTATAAATCTGTTCTACTCAAATATGGAGGTGCTGCTGCCTCTTCCCATCTGTGCTCTTCCAGAGTACACTAGTGGACCATTGTCAGCAACAAACTCTGAACCCTTACACAAACATGACAGCATAGCCCGGCAAGATGAGCACTGTGATGAGATGAGTCCTCTGAAGGTGTCCTCTGGAATGAGACGGAAGAAGAAGCTGTGTTTGGTTGATAAGGGAGTGTTTGAATCAGACTCTGAATCAGAGGATGGTTTCCTGTCTTTGCCAAAGCTCAATTATGACCTTGAAAATCCTGACAAAAACCAAGCACAGGATCAGGCTGTTAAGAAAGCACCAGCATCTACCTTTATTTCTACAAGGATGAGGAATGTCCAACTGTCCGAaggggagaggaagaggagtaAGCCAGTGTCGCAGGGCCTGTGCTCCTTAGCTGAGTACCTGGACCATTTGTCATTTATTGACTCATGTCTGCACTACCGGCCTCCTCCGACAGAGGGCGCTTGTAGCTCACAGGTGTTTGACTGGACAGACGCTGAGATCAAGAGCGGAATGACGGATGAAGTTCGTATGGAGTGTGGAGGCCCTGTGAGCGCATTTGACTCTGAAGAAATTAATGCTGTGCTACAGAGTCTGAGTTTTTCTAAGTGTAGGGCTGAGGTCTCTAAGGCCTGGGACAAAGCCCAGGAGCTTGAGGAGGATGTCAAGAGAAAAGCTGTGGAGGAGCTGACCCTTCCTGTAGCCTCACACAGACAGAGTTTTAGCCTTGCCCATAGCACATTTTGTGAACCCAGGTAAGAATTTAGCACTGGTGTACATGGGTGTAAACTGCGATTAGTCCCCCACCCCCAGAAGAATgttaattatgtttattttttaagcataaatgtaaacaaaaagatTATCGCATCTTGTGCTTGCAGGATAATGGAGATGAGGAAGGAGGTAATGAGTGCAGTTTTCGCCAATCGGTCAATCAGCACCTTGGGAAACAAAATGGCAGTGGCAGTTGACTACCTGCCATCTCTGCGTACCATCTGCAGATCAGAGAAAATGAAGGAGCAGGGCAAAGTCAAGCGCAGGTGAGAGCTCAACTCTAAACAAATGCCACCAAATATTTTATGATCATTGCACTTTTGAGGTAGTTAATTAGGCTTGAAATTTGGGCCTGAATATAGCCCAAAATTATTTTCTAAGCCCAGTTTGTTACAGAGCATTGTGTTTACAGTCCACACCGAAACTGAGAAAGTCTGTCTAATCTGGCCCAAACTACTTTATCATATTTTGAAACTGAcctaaatataacaaaatataaaatgtaatataaaatataaccgGTTATATCAGGTTCCCTTTTGAAATATCCTAAATGACcaaactgaaaaaaacatgATGGACTCTTTGTGTCTTATAGATATGTTGTAGCCAGATTGTTAGACTGAATGTGTTCTCTCACAAAAATAAGATATGATTTGCCACTTTTTTTTCTCAACTGCATTTTTGCTGCTGAAGAAACCATATCATTGTTTATTGTATATTCTGTGAAGTTAGTCA encodes:
- the atad5a gene encoding ATPase family AAA domain-containing protein 5 isoform X3 yields the protein MAGVVAMAAVMEDFEATQACKKLRKDEDSPSARTITNYFLPLPKTVEKISSPPQSKNIADYFRKTSPAQEKSSRLQSTAPVSYQDVSPKLDFLQSQSTEDKEDAANTEPNSSGTETLSDDKASYDVSNMEVVASQVSPRTLTVQAEVHPVSPNQESTKSPEVRVASIFSRNKKESQVKDSKNSPSINTLVTANFLPDLKRKSNVVLPEDDLELAVVESSSAPRSTPDERKQFMSAFKQPSLEGSKCKTSKGPGKLKQVLEKAPETAAKEPAEKAVENPSELKVDTELKVDTEQKIASSVGNKQCRKSGEKRLADTLEDLPASISKPEELRTSVDFDTENGSLDNSKTQPARELRRSTRESTRRQTAPMTELNKSPCKTRSQEKAEKATVSQEDPSLASTPKSHRPKRSIYRAEMLSLSTKKGSPIKMKFTRVFPSSATKVGDRKSSPVLVQESNSLKKSQHAKKLVQKAKALKQSKQSTATDKPSVRRSARKKECVRVNYCEDEDSVVFVGDVASSPALISEEIGETQKKFRSLNDVLGKNISQNKASKNATGSKLAPMFLERKIQKPLAVISIFDDSSHDGSENSQDDEQFKAKREFLKSGLPESFKKKIAKTAANREAYTQSCASFQPVVHVQQRPTDCSMWTLPWPECSFLSCLKEFYQLPQMPQVAYTDTAGSTTVPAHPTCREQVSGWQEDFTESIRQKLLEEIITANPTFPVQRYFTRFLKKHKDCLLQSIAAEPDKIKTPCSAGLSEYVGGKRKRVDDGDRSGKLAKKQKSRHKEEDSIVIVESLSSQSGAAQENTDSMASGRGSRRRSLRNKQTKEEICLTVQSTPNSMQSEPVIIEDSPSSESTCAADGVKEDVLWTEKYQPQQSNDVIGNTASVRKLHSWLKEWKLRADREERRKQQEKKQEDDSNESWMGDSSEGLDDVEDLLCNTLLITGPTGIGKTAAVYACAQELGFKVFEVNCSSQRSGRQILSQLKEATQSHQVDIQGVNAHKPTYFNSYSGSSSTGKSGPSPKKVNSPRRVISSPRKPPQSPRGAKRKGGLAPTSLASFFKVGGKPTGKDTGNQDIKAQTVCSKKSQSDHDAKPTIEDQGKRTATSLILFEEVDVIFDDDSGFLAAVKTFMSTTKRPVILTTSDPTFSAMFDGNFDEIHFKAPSVVNVACYLQLMCLAENVWTDAKDLAALVHWCKCDIRQSLLNLQFWVRGGRRHQTLHNTVAGTPECEMRSKDMKVENASIDGPQYPKPACLIGCTESLLGLLNIQQEKRVEDLLTCELTSQERVKCWNLLSETERRGINLFYSNMEVLLPLPICALPEYTSGPLSATNSEPLHKHDSIARQDEHCDEMSPLKVSSGMRRKKKLCLVDKGVFESDSESEDGFLSLPKLNYDLENPDKNQAQDQAVKKAPASTFISTRMRNVQLSEGERKRSKPVSQGLCSLAEYLDHLSFIDSCLHYRPPPTEGACSSQVFDWTDAEIKSGMTDEVRMECGGPVSAFDSEEINAVLQSLSFSKCRAEVSKAWDKAQELEEDVKRKAVEELTLPVASHRQSFSLAHSTFCEPRIMEMRKEVMSAVFANRSISTLGNKMAVAVDYLPSLRTICRSEKMKEQGKVKRRFMHYFTSVQLDLPKSIIDLLTSEFP